A genomic segment from Rickettsia endosymbiont of Lasioglossum villosulum encodes:
- the traW gene encoding type-F conjugative transfer system protein TraW, protein MRRYLDIKIIVISFFVLFLAILQVSNVNADGVNKLGKSSKILDYGVRGHIFPIIEESLLEIIMARLKIVKQNGNLEKIQEEFQNRAKQKISRPTPVLALAKANKNLSWYYDPSFIQKTDIKDQAGNIIVKAGTSVNPLEKISWGELLIFIDGDDEQQVKWAKLQIGRLVLTKGNPIELGQELNKQIFFDQGGVLTTRFKIKAIPAIIEQKGILLKISEIKIN, encoded by the coding sequence ATGAGAAGGTATTTAGACATAAAAATTATTGTCATCAGCTTTTTTGTTTTATTTTTAGCTATATTGCAAGTCAGTAATGTTAATGCGGATGGTGTTAATAAGCTTGGCAAAAGCAGCAAAATATTAGATTATGGTGTTAGAGGTCATATATTTCCCATTATTGAAGAATCTTTACTAGAGATAATTATGGCGAGGCTCAAAATAGTAAAACAAAATGGAAATTTAGAGAAAATACAGGAAGAATTTCAAAATAGAGCAAAGCAAAAAATCTCTAGACCAACTCCTGTCTTAGCTCTAGCAAAAGCAAATAAAAACCTTAGCTGGTACTATGATCCAAGCTTTATACAAAAGACAGATATAAAAGATCAAGCGGGAAACATCATAGTAAAAGCTGGAACAAGTGTGAATCCTTTAGAAAAAATAAGTTGGGGGGAGCTATTGATATTTATTGATGGAGATGATGAGCAGCAGGTTAAGTGGGCTAAATTACAAATAGGAAGATTAGTACTTACTAAAGGAAACCCTATAGAGCTTGGGCAAGAATTAAACAAGCAAATATTTTTTGATCAAGGGGGTGTGCTTACTACTCGTTTTAAGATAAAAGCTATTCCAGCTATAATAGAGCAAAAAGGGATTTTATTAAAGATTAGTGAAATAAAGATTAATTGA
- a CDS encoding type II toxin-antitoxin system prevent-host-death family antitoxin, whose protein sequence is MKKWQLPEAKQNLEKIIDHVLQGKVHAIVKSSGEVVYLIAGEKNNMIAEQAKVGCQANTDLVTSEIYK, encoded by the coding sequence ATGAAGAAATGGCAATTACCAGAAGCAAAGCAAAATTTAGAAAAGATAATAGATCATGTATTACAAGGTAAGGTGCATGCAATAGTAAAATCTAGTGGAGAAGTAGTATATCTAATTGCAGGTGAGAAAAATAATATGATAGCTGAGCAAGCAAAGGTAGGTTGTCAAGCAAATACAGATTTAGTCACTTCTGAAATATACAAGTAA